In the genome of Solibacillus silvestris, one region contains:
- a CDS encoding peptide deformylase: MAIKEVVKNPANILSKKTREVEVIDENIIQLLDDLYDTMVENDGVGIAAPQINVDLRVAIVELGEDILEMINPIVLETRGEEEDVEGCLSFPDLFGMVKRPTYVKIEASDREGRIYELEAEDFEARCILHEIDHLDGVLFDSKMTRVLTEEELEELYADVEEE, from the coding sequence ATGGCAATTAAAGAAGTTGTAAAAAACCCGGCGAATATACTATCAAAAAAAACAAGAGAAGTTGAAGTAATCGATGAAAATATCATTCAACTTTTAGATGATTTATATGACACGATGGTAGAAAATGATGGTGTAGGAATTGCTGCACCTCAAATTAATGTTGATTTACGTGTAGCAATCGTAGAATTAGGTGAAGATATTTTAGAAATGATCAACCCGATTGTACTTGAAACACGTGGAGAAGAAGAAGATGTGGAAGGCTGTTTAAGTTTCCCGGACTTATTTGGCATGGTAAAGCGCCCAACATACGTAAAAATCGAAGCCTCAGATCGTGAAGGACGTATTTATGAACTTGAAGCTGAAGACTTTGAAGCACGCTGCATTTTGCATGAAATCGATCATTTAGATGGCGTTTTATTTGATTCGAAAATGACGCGTGTATTAACAGAGGAAGAATTAGAAGAGCTATACGCGGACGTTGAGGAGGAATAA
- a CDS encoding methionyl-tRNA formyltransferase, which translates to MTKIVFMGTPAFSAPILRMLHEEGYDIAAVVTQPDRPVGRKKVLTPPPVKEEALRLGLSVIQPEKLRGSQELEEILALNADIVVTAAFGQILPKELLEAPRLGCINVHASLLPEYRGGAPIHQAIIDGQASTGVTIMYMAEKLDAGDIISQREIAIEDTDNTGTMFDKLSAVGRELLKETMPSIIDGTNARIPQDESLVTFARNISREQELIDWNNEARALYNQVRGLHPWPVAYTTFEGANFKVWAAKVGETATNAAPGEVVKIEKDHFEVATGDGSTLALYDVQPAGKKRMTAEEFLRGTGSKLQIGDRFE; encoded by the coding sequence ATGACAAAAATCGTATTTATGGGAACACCTGCCTTTTCAGCGCCAATTTTGCGTATGCTTCATGAAGAAGGCTATGACATTGCAGCGGTTGTTACACAGCCGGATCGTCCAGTTGGGCGTAAAAAAGTATTAACACCGCCACCTGTAAAAGAAGAAGCACTACGACTAGGCTTATCGGTTATTCAACCTGAAAAGCTGCGCGGTTCACAGGAGCTGGAAGAAATTTTAGCATTAAATGCGGACATTGTCGTAACGGCGGCATTTGGACAGATTTTGCCGAAAGAACTGCTTGAAGCACCTCGACTAGGTTGTATTAATGTCCATGCATCATTATTACCTGAATATCGAGGAGGTGCACCAATTCATCAGGCAATTATCGATGGACAGGCATCAACCGGTGTAACGATTATGTATATGGCGGAAAAACTGGATGCCGGGGATATTATTTCACAACGGGAAATTGCCATTGAAGATACAGACAATACAGGTACAATGTTTGATAAATTAAGTGCAGTAGGTCGTGAACTATTAAAAGAAACAATGCCATCGATTATCGACGGAACAAATGCCCGCATTCCACAGGATGAATCACTCGTAACATTTGCGCGAAATATTAGCCGTGAGCAGGAGTTGATTGATTGGAATAATGAAGCGCGTGCATTGTATAATCAAGTGCGCGGACTACACCCTTGGCCTGTTGCCTATACGACATTTGAAGGGGCTAACTTTAAAGTCTGGGCAGCAAAGGTTGGGGAAACTGCAACAAATGCTGCACCGGGAGAAGTCGTGAAAATTGAAAAAGATCATTTTGAAGTAGCGACAGGCGATGGCAGTACATTGGCGCTGTATGATGTACAACCAGCAGGGAAGAAACGCATGACAGCAGAAGAGTTTTTACGTGGTACGGGCTCGAAATTACAGATTGGGGACCGTTTTGAATGA
- a CDS encoding 16S rRNA (cytosine(967)-C(5))-methyltransferase (catalyzes the methylation of cytosine at position 967 (m5C967) of 16S rRNA; SAM-dependent methyltransferase) → MSKKKQVIWDGNVRDAALTILLTVDKSQAYSNLLLHQTIEKYKIDAKDRGLLTELTYGTLQHKLTLDYYLEPFIRGKVDIWVRWLLRMSLYQMQYLTRIPAHAAVNEAVEIAKRRGHKGIASMVNGILRSILREGVRSTDLIEDANERLAIETSHPQWLVDRWVESYGYDKTREMLLENNIAPLQTVRVNTTKATVEQVLTTLEREGVKARRSEYIPECLHLESGQAARTGAFRNGLITIQDESSMLPAKVLNPQPGMKVLDMCAAPGGKTTHLAEVMKNEGSILATDLHPKKLDLIEENVARLGLNIIETAPLDGRKAAGFLQKEGYDAILVDAPCSGLGVMRRKPDIKYTKREEDLESLQTIQLSILNNAVQLLKQDGRLVYSTCTVDRSENEGTVQAFLKEHPEMNLVPIENLPTQLEAKQQDGMLQVFPQDIGSDGFFVAAFVKKGASN, encoded by the coding sequence ATGAGTAAAAAGAAACAAGTAATTTGGGACGGTAATGTGCGGGATGCCGCTTTAACGATTTTACTGACGGTCGATAAAAGCCAGGCATACAGTAATTTATTATTACACCAAACGATTGAAAAATATAAAATCGATGCGAAAGATCGTGGCCTGTTAACAGAGCTCACATATGGAACATTGCAGCATAAACTGACACTGGATTATTATCTGGAGCCATTTATTCGCGGAAAAGTGGATATTTGGGTGCGCTGGCTGTTGCGTATGTCGCTCTATCAAATGCAGTATTTAACACGTATTCCTGCACACGCCGCTGTCAATGAAGCAGTGGAAATTGCAAAACGCCGAGGCCATAAAGGGATTGCCTCAATGGTAAACGGTATTTTACGTTCGATTTTACGTGAAGGTGTTCGTTCAACCGATTTAATAGAAGATGCAAATGAGCGTCTGGCAATCGAAACAAGTCACCCGCAATGGCTGGTCGATCGCTGGGTTGAAAGCTACGGCTATGATAAAACACGTGAAATGCTGCTTGAAAATAATATTGCACCATTGCAGACAGTACGTGTCAACACGACGAAAGCAACTGTTGAACAAGTATTGACAACACTTGAACGTGAAGGTGTAAAAGCGCGCCGCAGTGAATATATACCTGAATGTCTGCATCTTGAAAGCGGGCAGGCCGCACGTACGGGAGCGTTCCGAAATGGGCTTATTACGATTCAGGATGAAAGTTCGATGCTGCCGGCAAAAGTGCTGAATCCGCAACCAGGTATGAAAGTACTTGATATGTGTGCAGCACCAGGAGGGAAAACAACGCATCTTGCTGAAGTTATGAAAAACGAAGGCTCGATTTTAGCGACCGATCTTCATCCGAAAAAATTGGATTTAATCGAAGAGAATGTCGCGCGTCTAGGATTGAATATTATCGAAACAGCTCCTCTTGACGGAAGAAAAGCAGCAGGCTTTTTACAAAAGGAAGGCTATGATGCGATTCTGGTTGACGCACCTTGCTCAGGTTTGGGCGTAATGCGACGCAAGCCGGATATTAAATATACAAAGCGAGAAGAAGATTTAGAGAGCCTGCAAACAATTCAGCTTTCGATTTTGAATAATGCAGTCCAGCTATTAAAACAAGACGGACGATTAGTGTATTCAACATGCACAGTAGACCGTAGTGAAAATGAAGGTACGGTACAAGCCTTCTTAAAAGAGCACCCTGAAATGAACTTGGTGCCGATTGAAAATTTACCAACACAACTAGAAGCGAAGCAACAGGACGGGATGCTACAAGTATTCCCGCAAGATATAGGCAGTGACGGATTTTTCGTAGCTGCATTCGTAAAAAAAGGAGCGTCCAATTAA
- a CDS encoding 23S rRNA (adenine(2503)-C(2))-methyltransferase RlmN (23S rRNA m2A2503 methyltransferase; methylates the C2 position of the A2530 nucleotide in 23S rRNA; may be involved in antibiotic resistance), which yields MEQEQLKQFDERIQDLVEETADKPVRRAKKEKPQLKPSVYSLRLDEMKEWLTANGEKAFRAAQIYEWLYEKRVQTFEEMSNLPKALREKLEAEFALTTLSTIIKQESKDGTIKFLFQLQDGYSIETVLMRHDYGNSICVTTQVGCRIGCTFCASTLGGLKRHLMAGEIVEQVVKVQQQLDETEERVSSIVIMGIGEPFDNYDAMMNFLKIMNDDKGLNIGARHITVSTSGIVPKIYEFADEGMQINFAVSLHAPNQEARQKLMPIAKAYKLEELMEAVKYYTKKTGRRVTFEYGLMSGQNDTEEVAMELAKLIKNIKCHVNLIPINYVPERDYIRTSRSKIFAFERTLKEQGINVTIRREQGADIAAACGQLRAQERSHETK from the coding sequence ATGGAGCAAGAACAATTAAAACAATTTGATGAACGAATTCAGGATTTAGTGGAAGAAACAGCAGATAAACCGGTACGTCGTGCGAAGAAAGAAAAGCCACAGTTAAAACCTTCTGTCTACTCATTACGTCTAGATGAAATGAAGGAATGGCTGACAGCAAATGGAGAAAAGGCTTTCCGGGCAGCGCAAATTTATGAATGGCTTTATGAAAAGCGTGTCCAAACATTTGAAGAAATGTCAAACTTGCCGAAAGCATTGCGTGAAAAACTTGAGGCCGAGTTTGCATTAACGACACTATCGACAATTATAAAACAAGAATCAAAAGACGGCACGATCAAGTTTTTATTCCAGCTGCAAGACGGCTATTCAATTGAAACTGTATTGATGCGTCATGATTACGGTAATTCAATTTGTGTAACGACACAAGTAGGCTGCCGTATCGGTTGTACATTCTGTGCATCTACGTTAGGTGGCTTGAAGCGTCATTTAATGGCAGGTGAAATTGTTGAGCAGGTCGTAAAAGTTCAGCAACAGCTTGACGAAACAGAAGAGCGTGTATCTTCAATTGTTATCATGGGAATCGGTGAGCCGTTTGACAACTACGATGCGATGATGAACTTCCTTAAAATTATGAACGATGACAAAGGATTAAATATCGGTGCCCGTCATATTACGGTTTCGACTTCGGGAATTGTACCGAAAATCTATGAATTCGCAGATGAAGGCATGCAAATTAACTTTGCGGTTTCTCTTCACGCACCGAACCAAGAGGCACGTCAGAAATTAATGCCGATTGCCAAAGCATATAAATTAGAAGAGTTGATGGAAGCAGTAAAATACTATACGAAGAAAACAGGGCGTCGTGTTACATTTGAATACGGTTTAATGTCAGGTCAAAATGATACAGAAGAAGTAGCAATGGAACTGGCGAAGCTGATCAAAAATATTAAATGTCATGTTAACTTAATTCCGATTAACTACGTGCCGGAACGTGATTATATTCGTACATCACGCAGTAAAATTTTTGCTTTTGAAAGAACGCTTAAGGAGCAAGGTATTAACGTAACAATCCGCCGTGAGCAAGGTGCAGATATTGCAGCTGCATGTGGCCAGTTACGTGCACAAGAACGATCACACGAAACAAAGTAG
- a CDS encoding protein phosphatase: MNFTVESDIGLKRKINEDRAAFFERPDHFKLAILADGMGGHNAGDVASEMVITEMHALFKQENAENFATKQLKLEWLRNAVSHINQKIYHYSLTHENCQGMGTTMIAVLLDRNDCTISHVGDSRVYHITNETVKLVTRDHSYVNILLENGEISEEEAQNHPQRNFILKALGTEISIEPDFYEITLSNEAFLLICSDGLSNKLSTEEIGKIITTQVSVQEKGKKLVQLANERGGEDNISLILMTTVQEV; the protein is encoded by the coding sequence GTGAACTTTACAGTGGAAAGTGATATTGGGTTAAAGCGAAAAATAAATGAAGATCGGGCCGCGTTTTTTGAGCGCCCCGATCATTTTAAGCTTGCGATTTTAGCAGATGGTATGGGTGGTCATAATGCTGGTGATGTAGCGAGTGAAATGGTTATTACCGAAATGCATGCACTCTTTAAACAGGAAAATGCAGAAAATTTTGCAACTAAACAGTTAAAGCTGGAATGGTTGCGTAACGCGGTGTCACATATTAATCAAAAAATATATCATTACTCATTAACACATGAAAATTGTCAAGGTATGGGTACGACAATGATCGCTGTGTTGCTTGATAGGAATGATTGCACGATAAGCCATGTCGGCGACAGTCGTGTATACCATATTACAAATGAAACAGTAAAGTTAGTAACAAGAGATCATTCTTATGTAAATATTTTATTGGAAAATGGAGAAATTAGTGAAGAAGAGGCACAAAATCATCCTCAACGGAACTTTATTTTAAAAGCACTCGGTACAGAAATTTCGATTGAACCTGATTTTTATGAAATCACCCTATCAAATGAGGCCTTTTTACTCATTTGTTCCGACGGGTTAAGTAATAAACTGTCTACAGAGGAAATAGGCAAAATTATTACTACACAGGTTTCCGTTCAGGAAAAAGGAAAAAAATTAGTTCAATTAGCAAATGAGCGTGGTGGAGAAGATAATATTTCCCTTATCTTAATGACAACGGTGCAGGAGGTGTAA
- a CDS encoding serine/threonine protein kinase has translation MLVGKHISGRYKILKLIGGGGMSNVYLAHDIILSRDVAIKILRYDLSNEEELHRRFQREALSATSLTNPNIVSIYDVGEDGDMHYIVMEYIKGKTLKQYIQEFSPLSAARSAHIMKQLTSAIAHAHENGIIHRDIKPQNILMDEEGNVKITDFGIATSLGATSFTQTNSVIGTVHYLSPEQARGGVATMKSDIYALGIVFYELLTGELPFSGESAVSIALKHLQAETPSVREFDASIPQSVENIVLKATAKDQNHRYSNAEEMEEDLNTCLSLQRVNEPKFMPPVDNGATKLMPIIKDPKPVPVPVQEPSTGITEQTVRIDSKPPAEEEPKPLKPKKKKKKWPLIVGLLVLLAIGAVVAAVLLTPNRVVIEDVTDMTVEEAIRILEEQGFVIGEQEERNNEEIESGNIIETNPQAGRERDKGTTVDLIVSIGKELTKMEDFVGKQRDEVIDELEEYNSYDFREEYSSEHAAGEIIGQTPEAGEEIHVNETDVVLTVSRGQEQVTVRDLMAFNDANRSEYEKSSGFKVNVTGEEYSDKPAGEVISQTPKAGTKLEKGGTINVVISKGPKAKQEKFYTKTIEIPYEPFEEGIEQEVSIYIQDKTRTMAEPVEKLTINEDTLYTIKLVIVEGDKAAYQIVRDNNVIENKTITYEELAE, from the coding sequence ATGCTAGTAGGAAAACATATAAGTGGCCGTTATAAAATTTTAAAATTAATTGGCGGAGGCGGTATGTCAAATGTATATTTGGCACACGACATTATTTTAAGCCGTGACGTCGCAATCAAAATATTGCGTTATGATTTATCGAATGAAGAAGAATTGCACCGTCGTTTCCAGCGTGAAGCATTGTCTGCAACAAGTTTGACTAATCCTAATATTGTAAGCATCTATGATGTTGGCGAAGATGGGGATATGCACTATATTGTCATGGAATACATTAAAGGGAAAACATTAAAACAATACATACAAGAGTTTTCACCTTTATCTGCAGCGCGTAGTGCCCATATAATGAAGCAGCTTACATCGGCAATTGCCCATGCACATGAAAACGGCATTATCCATCGAGATATAAAGCCTCAAAATATATTGATGGACGAAGAAGGAAATGTGAAAATCACTGATTTCGGGATTGCGACATCGCTTGGAGCAACAAGCTTCACGCAAACGAACTCAGTCATCGGAACAGTCCATTATTTATCGCCGGAGCAGGCACGCGGCGGTGTAGCAACGATGAAGTCCGATATATATGCACTTGGAATCGTTTTTTATGAGCTTTTAACAGGTGAATTGCCATTTTCAGGGGAATCTGCTGTATCTATTGCGTTAAAGCATCTGCAGGCGGAAACACCTTCCGTACGTGAATTTGATGCAAGCATTCCGCAAAGCGTGGAAAATATTGTATTAAAGGCAACAGCAAAAGATCAAAATCACCGTTATAGCAATGCAGAAGAGATGGAAGAAGATTTAAATACATGTTTATCATTACAACGGGTGAATGAACCTAAATTTATGCCGCCGGTTGATAATGGCGCGACAAAGCTAATGCCGATTATAAAAGATCCGAAGCCTGTACCTGTCCCGGTTCAGGAGCCATCTACCGGCATTACGGAACAGACAGTCCGGATCGATTCAAAACCGCCTGCAGAGGAAGAACCGAAGCCGTTAAAGCCAAAAAAGAAAAAGAAAAAATGGCCGCTTATCGTTGGTCTATTAGTTCTTTTAGCAATTGGTGCAGTAGTAGCAGCTGTTCTTTTAACTCCAAATAGAGTAGTCATAGAAGATGTGACAGATATGACGGTTGAAGAAGCGATTCGAATTTTAGAAGAGCAAGGTTTCGTTATTGGCGAACAAGAGGAACGCAACAATGAAGAAATTGAATCCGGAAATATCATTGAAACGAATCCGCAAGCAGGTCGGGAACGTGATAAAGGCACTACGGTGGATTTAATCGTCAGTATCGGTAAGGAATTGACAAAGATGGAGGATTTCGTCGGTAAACAGCGTGATGAAGTAATCGATGAGTTAGAAGAATATAATAGCTATGATTTTAGAGAGGAATATTCTTCTGAGCATGCAGCGGGTGAGATTATCGGTCAAACACCGGAAGCCGGAGAGGAAATTCACGTCAATGAGACAGATGTTGTATTAACAGTTAGTAGAGGACAGGAACAAGTAACGGTGCGGGACTTGATGGCGTTTAATGATGCAAACCGTTCAGAATATGAAAAAAGCTCAGGTTTTAAAGTGAATGTAACTGGTGAAGAATATTCGGATAAACCGGCAGGTGAAGTAATCAGTCAAACACCAAAAGCAGGCACGAAGCTTGAAAAAGGTGGCACAATTAATGTCGTCATCTCGAAAGGACCAAAAGCAAAACAGGAAAAGTTCTATACAAAAACAATTGAAATTCCGTACGAGCCTTTTGAAGAAGGGATCGAGCAAGAGGTCTCCATTTACATTCAGGACAAAACACGTACAATGGCAGAGCCTGTAGAAAAGTTAACAATTAATGAAGATACTTTATATACAATTAAGCTGGTCATCGTTGAAGGGGACAAAGCAGCCTATCAGATTGTACGGGATAACAATGTAATCGAAAATAAAACAATTACGTATGAAGAATTGGCGGAATAA
- a CDS encoding ribosome small subunit-dependent GTPase A (EngC; RsgA; CpgA; circularly permuted GTPase; ribosome small subunit-dependent GTPase A; has the pattern G4-G1-G3 as opposed to other GTPases; interacts strongly with 30S ribosome which stimulates GTPase activity): protein MAQAQIRKALSGYYYVEKDGNLIQCRARGIFRNRGESPLVGDFVEYSYDGESDGSIDKILERHNELVRPPIANVDQALLVFSAKEPDFNTVLLDRFLVVLESFHVQPIIILTKMDLLNDAERAHLQTYIDDYKEIGYDIIETYIDDPTLLEKIEPYLQEKTSVLAGQSGVGKSTLLNTLLPELDLKTGIISKSLGRGKHTTRHVELIEVCGGLLADTPGFSSFDFEMIEKEELTSCLPEFERISENCKFRGCLHIKEPKCAVKQAVETGEIRSYRYEHYEQILQEIIDRKPRY, encoded by the coding sequence ATGGCGCAAGCCCAAATTCGAAAAGCATTAAGCGGTTATTATTATGTTGAAAAAGACGGCAATTTAATTCAATGTCGCGCTCGTGGGATTTTCCGTAATCGCGGAGAATCACCACTAGTCGGCGATTTTGTGGAATATTCCTATGATGGGGAATCGGATGGTTCCATCGATAAAATACTGGAACGTCACAACGAACTCGTCCGACCACCGATTGCGAATGTGGATCAGGCATTACTTGTGTTTTCCGCAAAAGAACCGGATTTTAATACAGTACTGCTCGACCGTTTTTTAGTCGTGCTCGAGTCGTTCCATGTTCAGCCGATCATTATTTTAACGAAGATGGATTTATTAAATGATGCAGAACGTGCACATTTACAAACATACATTGACGACTATAAAGAAATCGGCTATGACATTATCGAAACATACATTGATGATCCAACATTGCTGGAGAAAATTGAACCATACTTGCAAGAAAAAACATCGGTGCTTGCTGGCCAGTCAGGTGTAGGGAAGTCAACATTATTAAATACATTGCTTCCTGAGCTTGATTTAAAAACAGGTATTATTTCAAAAAGTTTAGGGCGCGGGAAACATACAACTCGCCACGTCGAGCTGATTGAAGTATGCGGCGGACTATTGGCGGACACACCAGGCTTTAGTTCTTTTGATTTTGAAATGATAGAAAAAGAAGAGCTGACATCCTGTTTGCCAGAGTTCGAACGTATTAGCGAGAATTGTAAGTTCCGTGGTTGTCTGCATATAAAAGAACCGAAATGTGCGGTAAAACAGGCAGTAGAAACGGGAGAAATCCGTTCGTACCGCTATGAGCATTATGAACAAATCTTACAAGAAATTATTGACCGAAAGCCGAGGTATTAG
- a CDS encoding ribulose-phosphate 3-epimerase gives MIKIAPSILAADFAKLGQEVKEVEAAGAELIHIDVMDGHFVPNISFGAIALEAIRPLSTLPMDVHLMIENPDQYIEQFAKAGADYITVHVEACRHLHRTIQLIRSHGVKPGVVLNPHTPIETIQHILEDVDMVLFMTVNPGFGGQKFIESVVPKVEALSEIIKERGLNIEIEIDGGINAETIVPCAKAGATVFVAGSAIYSKEDRAQALQEIKQAGLAAIQ, from the coding sequence ATGATTAAAATTGCACCATCAATTTTAGCAGCAGACTTTGCAAAGCTGGGACAAGAAGTAAAAGAAGTAGAAGCAGCAGGAGCCGAATTGATTCATATCGATGTAATGGACGGTCATTTCGTACCGAATATTTCATTTGGTGCAATTGCATTAGAAGCCATTCGTCCTCTTTCTACATTACCGATGGACGTACATTTAATGATTGAAAATCCGGACCAGTATATTGAACAGTTTGCGAAAGCGGGTGCAGATTATATTACGGTACATGTTGAAGCATGCCGCCATCTGCACCGTACGATTCAGTTAATTCGTTCACACGGTGTGAAACCGGGTGTTGTATTAAATCCGCATACGCCGATTGAAACAATACAGCATATTTTGGAAGATGTTGATATGGTGCTGTTTATGACGGTAAACCCTGGCTTTGGCGGACAAAAGTTCATTGAATCGGTTGTGCCGAAAGTGGAAGCATTATCGGAAATTATTAAAGAACGTGGCTTGAATATCGAAATTGAAATTGATGGCGGAATTAACGCTGAAACAATCGTACCTTGTGCAAAAGCAGGTGCAACGGTTTTTGTTGCTGGTTCAGCTATTTACAGTAAAGAAGATCGCGCACAAGCTTTACAGGAAATTAAACAAGCAGGATTAGCGGCAATTCAATGA
- a CDS encoding thiamine pyrophosphokinase has protein sequence MIVAICSGGPVHEVAFSLTPDVWIGVDRGALYLVDKGIQPHSIVGDFDSITAEEFARISEAVDHVEQFQAEKDETDTDLALQKALTYEPQEVFLTGVTGGRLDHYEATLRSVFLMQQQHPHITFKIVNSHNIIQFLLPGTHILTEDYYSYVSFFAYGKTLRNVTLRSVKYETTDEVIEQGTTRFTSNEIIGTGSISFREGICLMIKSKD, from the coding sequence ATGATTGTAGCAATCTGCTCAGGCGGCCCCGTTCATGAGGTCGCCTTTTCTTTAACACCGGATGTCTGGATTGGAGTCGACCGGGGGGCATTATATTTAGTGGACAAAGGCATACAGCCACATAGTATTGTCGGTGATTTTGATTCCATTACAGCGGAGGAATTTGCGCGGATTTCCGAAGCTGTAGACCATGTTGAACAATTTCAGGCAGAAAAAGATGAGACGGATACAGACTTAGCCTTGCAGAAGGCACTCACATATGAGCCGCAGGAAGTCTTTTTAACGGGTGTTACAGGCGGGCGTTTAGATCATTACGAAGCGACATTACGGTCTGTATTTCTCATGCAGCAGCAGCATCCTCATATTACTTTTAAAATCGTTAATTCTCATAATATCATTCAATTTTTACTGCCGGGTACACATATTTTGACAGAAGACTATTATTCTTACGTATCGTTTTTTGCCTATGGAAAGACTCTGCGAAACGTGACGTTGCGTAGTGTTAAATATGAGACGACAGATGAAGTGATTGAACAGGGGACAACACGTTTCACAAGCAATGAAATAATAGGTACAGGGTCTATTTCATTTAGGGAAGGCATATGTTTAATGATAAAGAGTAAAGATTAA
- a CDS encoding 50S ribosomal protein L28 — protein MPKQCVITGRKARTGNNRSHAMNANKRTWGANLQKVRILVDGKPKRVWVSARALKSGKIERV, from the coding sequence ATGCCAAAACAATGCGTAATTACTGGCCGTAAAGCTCGTACAGGCAACAACCGTTCACACGCTATGAACGCTAACAAACGTACTTGGGGTGCTAACCTTCAAAAAGTTCGTATCTTAGTTGACGGTAAGCCAAAACGTGTATGGGTTTCTGCTCGTGCTTTAAAATCAGGTAAAATCGAGCGCGTATAA
- a CDS encoding sphingosine kinase, which yields MKKCMVIINPSSGKEKASEYEKKIIGQLHNYEVIVKETAGEKDATRFAKMACDEQYDAVILVGGDGTLNEGINGIAEQPHRPVVGVVPLGTVNDFARALDISLDPDEAIALLGGKTTKADIGKVNDHYFTNVIAIGLLAEAVGDVSVEQKTSLGSLAYLFEGVKAAIQNDSYEMEVTADGQTYKENMMLFICVLTDSVGSFRQLNEDADKSDGLLHGFIIKSTSTLQVVGTAKNLLTGNYEDDDNIIKLNAREMHIKATEAFPLNVDGDLISQLPAKISILHNHIEFFAVNSGTRPK from the coding sequence ATGAAAAAGTGTATGGTCATCATCAACCCATCTTCAGGGAAAGAAAAAGCAAGTGAGTATGAAAAGAAAATTATCGGACAATTACATAATTATGAAGTCATTGTAAAAGAAACAGCAGGTGAGAAGGATGCAACCCGCTTTGCTAAAATGGCATGTGATGAGCAATATGATGCGGTCATTTTAGTCGGCGGAGACGGTACATTAAATGAAGGGATCAACGGAATTGCCGAACAGCCTCACCGCCCTGTTGTGGGAGTTGTTCCGTTAGGTACAGTCAATGATTTTGCGCGTGCATTGGACATATCGCTTGATCCTGATGAGGCGATCGCGTTACTTGGCGGAAAAACAACAAAAGCGGACATCGGGAAAGTGAACGATCATTATTTCACGAATGTCATTGCAATCGGATTATTGGCAGAAGCGGTTGGTGACGTGTCGGTAGAGCAAAAAACATCTCTTGGATCGCTCGCCTATTTATTTGAAGGAGTGAAAGCGGCCATTCAAAATGACTCCTACGAAATGGAAGTAACGGCAGATGGACAAACGTATAAAGAAAATATGATGCTCTTCATATGTGTATTAACCGATTCAGTCGGAAGCTTCCGTCAACTAAATGAAGATGCCGATAAATCAGACGGCCTCTTGCACGGGTTTATTATTAAAAGTACGAGCACACTACAAGTAGTAGGGACAGCTAAAAATTTGCTTACAGGCAATTATGAGGACGATGACAATATTATTAAATTGAATGCACGTGAAATGCATATAAAAGCGACTGAAGCATTTCCGCTGAATGTTGACGGAGACTTAATCAGCCAACTTCCAGCAAAAATATCCATTTTGCATAATCATATCGAATTTTTCGCGGTTAATAGTGGGACACGGCCAAAATAG